In Nocardioides dokdonensis FR1436, the following are encoded in one genomic region:
- a CDS encoding DUF664 domain-containing protein: MPFLAPPAATEQENLAGYLSMQLDAFRVLAHGLSDAQAAATPSASTFSIGGLVRHVTVVTANWVDGVTHAPEHAPVAEIEKRVAEFERGFVAGDSLAAAMKEYDDVAERALAAARRVALDTAVPVPDAPWFPKDVEHWSVRWVWGHLVQELARHAGHGDIIRETLDGATMYPLIAAAEGMGDLGFLQPWTPSEPGFTTGVSTVVYFAADPAAARAWYTELLHSEPYFDQGPYVEWRVGPHDRELGLLDAAFAPEHRADGTGSVIAYWQVDDAVAAYERLLGMGATSQWPPRDFGAGYVGASVVDPFGNVLGVMQRPLG, translated from the coding sequence ATGCCTTTCCTGGCCCCACCCGCCGCCACCGAGCAGGAGAACCTGGCCGGCTACCTGTCCATGCAGCTCGACGCCTTCCGTGTTCTCGCCCACGGCCTGTCCGACGCACAGGCGGCCGCGACCCCGAGTGCGAGCACCTTCTCCATCGGCGGCCTGGTCCGCCACGTCACCGTGGTGACGGCCAACTGGGTCGACGGCGTGACCCACGCGCCGGAGCACGCCCCGGTTGCCGAGATCGAGAAGCGTGTCGCCGAGTTCGAGCGCGGCTTCGTCGCCGGTGACTCCCTGGCCGCCGCGATGAAGGAGTACGACGACGTCGCCGAACGCGCGCTCGCCGCGGCCCGGCGGGTCGCCCTCGACACCGCCGTACCGGTGCCCGACGCGCCCTGGTTCCCGAAGGACGTCGAGCACTGGTCGGTGCGGTGGGTCTGGGGCCACCTCGTCCAGGAGCTGGCCCGGCACGCCGGCCACGGCGACATCATCCGGGAGACCCTCGACGGCGCCACGATGTATCCCCTGATCGCCGCCGCCGAGGGGATGGGCGACCTGGGCTTCCTGCAACCATGGACACCCTCGGAGCCCGGTTTCACCACCGGGGTCAGCACAGTCGTCTACTTCGCCGCCGACCCCGCAGCGGCCCGGGCCTGGTACACCGAACTCCTGCACTCCGAGCCCTACTTCGACCAGGGGCCGTACGTCGAGTGGCGGGTCGGCCCCCACGACCGCGAGCTGGGGCTGCTCGACGCCGCGTTCGCGCCGGAGCACCGGGCCGACGGCACCGGGTCGGTGATCGCCTACTGGCAGGTCGACGACGCAGTGGCGGCGTACGAGCGGCTCCTGGGGATGGGCGCCACGAGCCAGTGGCCACCGCGGGACTTCGGCGCGGGGTACGTCGGCGCCAGCGTCGTCGACCCGTTCGGGAACGTGCTCGGCGTCATGCAGCGCCCCCTCGGCTGA